TGGAAGCTCTTCAAGCCATCGCTCAGGGTTCGGCTAACAAAGTATTCCTGCCCTACGAGGCGACCAATGTTATGTCCTCAATAGCAGGCATAGCAGAGCTATTCAAGGAAAAGCAGAGCATAAAGGACGAAAAGAAGAGCAAGTAACGCGTCGATTATTTTAAAGACCCGGAGGCATCAAACTCCGGGTCTTTTCTTATGTCTTGATTTTTTGCGGTTTTCGCAGATAATCTAGTCATGTAAATCTAAGTAACGGTTTACATGTTGCTCATTAGAAGAAAATGATATTAATGTAATAATAAATAAGGAGCATAAATGTTAGACCATCAAGAGCATAAGAGTATGGTTCGGATGGCCGTGTTTTACGACGGCGGTTATCTCAATGAAGTAAGCAATTTCTACAAATTCTACCACCCCAAGCAATCAAGAATCTCCATACATGGGATTCACAGGTTTATCAGACACCAGGTTTCCCTGCTTGAGAAGGTCGAGGAACGCAGGGTTCAAATAGTGGAGGCGCATTATTTCAGGGGACGCTTCAGCGCCGAAGCGGCAGATATTGCAGGAAAACTTAAGGCGGAAAGGATGTTCGATGATGTTTTAATTCGTGCGGGCGTCATTCAGCACTATTTGCCGGTGGATGAAAGGGCGTACAGACCACAAGAGAAGGGTATTGATGTGTGGCTGTCGCTGGAGGCTTTTGATTTGGCCGTTCATAAAAGGCTCGATGTCGTAGGTCTCTTGGGTTGTGACGGCGACTATGTCCCGCTTGTCAGAAAACTTAACGGAATCGGCACGCGCGTCATTCTACTCTCATGGGACTTCAAATACGTAATGCCGGACGGCTCTGAACGGGAAACAAGAACATCCAGGGCATTGATAAATGAAGTGACTTATCCCGTAAATATGAATGAATTAATCGATTCTCCGGCGCCAAACCCGGATGACAGGGTCGAGGAACTCTTCATCGACTGAAAGTATTTACTGAAAAAATATACGTCGGATGTGGAATTCTGGATAGTAAAGCCGTTTAACTGCTATATTTCACTTTTCTTTCGCCAGGTAATTCGGCGGCAACTACCCTTGGAGGATGACCGAATATCTTCTCATACATCACGGGATAGCTATCCTTGCCTCCGGCAAGCATAAGGGTAAGAGGCATAACGGCGCGTCCCAGTTCAATCATCCTCTCGGATACCTCTCTTATCTCCCACTGGGCATGAGCGTCGGAGCGCAGACGGGAGAAGTGGTAAAGTTCTCTCGCATTAACGGTTAATAGAACCCGACGCCTGTGAGCGTTCGTAAGCGCGTAACCGGCTGCATCTGGATTTATCTTTAAAAGATTATGATAGAGATCGTTGCATTTTCCGATAAGGTCTTTGAATTCTTTATCTTTTTTTATCTTCTCTATTGACTCGGGAATCGTGCATCCAAGATTGACATCGTAGGATTGAGCTGATATGGTTGCCATGCGGTGGCGCTTTAGCTGAGCAAAACATGAAGCTGAGCAGATTATCTCAAAAGTCAATGCTACATGTTCGAATTCGCGCAGC
This genomic interval from bacterium contains the following:
- a CDS encoding NYN domain-containing protein — translated: MLDHQEHKSMVRMAVFYDGGYLNEVSNFYKFYHPKQSRISIHGIHRFIRHQVSLLEKVEERRVQIVEAHYFRGRFSAEAADIAGKLKAERMFDDVLIRAGVIQHYLPVDERAYRPQEKGIDVWLSLEAFDLAVHKRLDVVGLLGCDGDYVPLVRKLNGIGTRVILLSWDFKYVMPDGSERETRTSRALINEVTYPVNMNELIDSPAPNPDDRVEELFID
- a CDS encoding FAD-dependent thymidylate synthase, translated to HASHDKSLAADKRELANRAKEDARFVASLATQSQLGMTVNARELELMVRRLASHPLSEAKELGEKLCSEARAVAPSILLFCEANPFDSETYPALASLASEKIPLDKNPQTEITLVEASPEPDLTLLTSLLYRVSSTSFQACRATVNQMDEKERLELVKIAFERAELYDSMLREFEHVALTFEIICSASCFAQLKRHRMATISAQSYDVNLGCTIPESIEKIKKDKEFKDLIGKCNDLYHNLLKINPDAAGYALTNAHRRRVLLTVNARELYHFSRLRSDAHAQWEIREVSERMIELGRAVMPLTLMLAGGKDSYPVMYEKIFGHPPRVVAAELPGERKVKYSS